One genomic window of Aethina tumida isolate Nest 87 chromosome 3, icAetTumi1.1, whole genome shotgun sequence includes the following:
- the LOC126265092 gene encoding mucin-3A-like — METSTSSGTTLTLAATLDDGLTPPTISKTSELEEISTLSSASSTMLVPTSIKSTESIPEVTDTSLSIKTELSTPTKTTLISAATTDDGLTPPMPSTTSELEMISTQTSSSGTLLYTVSIKSTVPTVSTELTRATGAPLSITTELSTPSGTTLQLAGLTPPTIYKTSELEEISTLSSASTTMLVPTSIKSTESIPEVTDTSISIKTELSTPTETTLISTATTDDGLTTPMPSTTSELEKISTLSSSSRIMLVPTSLKSTESIPEETDTSLSIKIELSTLTETKLISAATTDDGLTLSMLSTTSELEMISTQTSSSGILIFTVSIKSTEPTVSTEPTRATGAPLYITTELSTQSGKTLTSAATVDDGLTPPRISKTSELEEISTLSSASSTMLVPTSIKSTESIPEVTDTSLSIKTELWTSTETTLISAPTSDDGLTSPLLSTNSELEKISTLSSSSDTMLLTTSIKSTVSSLSTDLTRPTIVPLSITVEFSTPSGTTLTLAATLDDSVTPPTVSKTSELEEISTLSSASSTTFVPTSIKSTESIPEVTDTSLSIKTELSTPTETTLISAPTSDDGLTSPLLSTTSEIKKISILSSFSDTMLFTTSIKSTVSSLSTDLTRPTIVPLSITVEFSTPSGTTLTLAATLDDSVTPPTVSKTSELEEISTLSSASSTTFVPTSIKSTESIPEVTDTSLSIKTELSTPTETTLISAPTSDDGLTSPLLSTTSEIKKISTLSSFSDTMLFTTSIKSTVSSLSTDLTRPTIVPLSITVEFSTPSGTTLTLAATLDDSLTPPTVSKTSELEEISTLSSASSTMLVPTSIMSTESIPEVTDTLLSIKTELSRLTETTLISAATTDDGLTPPMLSTTSELEMILTQTSSSGTLLLTVSIKSIVPTVSTELTRATGAPLSITTELSTPSGTTLQLAGLTPPTIYKTSELEEISTLSSASTTMLVPTSIKSTESIPEVTDISISIKTELSTPTETTLISTATTDDGLTTPMPSSTSETPLSPSSIMLVPTSFRSTRRRINNSINLYNFTTGRNFDSIFNFKHYVGSYVHRIN, encoded by the exons ATGGAAACGAGTACATCATCAGGAACAACTCTGACATTGGCTGCAACTCTAGACGATGGTTTGACACCACCAACAATCTCTAAAACATCAGAATTGGAAGAAATATCAACTCTATCTTCAGCTTCAAGCACAATGTTGGTTCCCACGTCCATCAAGTCCACCGAGTCTATTCCAGAAGTAACTGACACATCACTATCCATAAAAACAGAACTTAGTACACCAACAAAAACAACACTAATTTCGGCTGCAACTACTGACGATGGATTAACACCTCCAATGCCCTCAACCACTTCAGAACTGGAAATGATATCAACTCAAACTTCTTCTTCCGGTACTTTATTATATACTGTGTCCATCAAATCCACTGTGCCTACTGTAAGCACAGAACTAACAAGGGCAACAGGTGCACCATTATCCATAACAACGGAACTTAGTACACCATCAGGAACAACTCTGCAACTGGCTGGGTTGACACCACCAACAATCTATAAAACATCAGAATTGGAAGAAATATCAACTCTATCTTCAGCTTCAACCACAATGTTGGTTCCCACGTCCATCAAGTCCACCGAATCCATTCCAGAAGTAACTGACACATCAATATCCATAAAAACAGAACTTAGTACACCAACAGAAACAACACTAATTTCGACTGCAACTACTGACGATGGATTAACAACTCCAATGCCCTCAACCACTTCAGAACTAGAAAAGATTTCAACTCTATCTTCATCTTCAAGAATTATGTTGGTTCCCACGTCCCTCAAATCCACCGAATCCATTCCAGAAGAAACTGACACATCACTATCCATAAAAATAGAACTTAGTACACTAACAGAAACAAAACTAATTTCGGCTGCAACTACTGACGACGGATTAACACTTTCAATGCTTTCAACCACTTCAGAACTGGAAATGATATCAACTCAAACTTCTTCTTccggtattttaatatttactgtgTCCATCAAATCCACTGAGCCCACTGTAAGCACAGAACCAACAAGGGCAACAGGTGCACCATTATACATAACAACTGAACTTAGTACACAATCAGGAAAAACTCTGACATCGGCTGCAACTGTAGACGATGGCTTGACGCCACCAAGAATCTCTAAAACATCAGAATTGGAAGAAATATCAACTCTATCTTCAGCTTCAAGCACAATGTTGGTTCCCACGTCCATCAAGTCCACCGAATCCATTCCAGAAGTAACTGACACATCACTATCCATAAAAACAGAACTTTGGACATCAACAGAAACAACATTAATTTCGGCTCCTACTTCTGACGATGGATTAACATCTCCATTGCTCTCAACCAATTCAGAACTAGAAAAGATTTCAACTCTATCTTCATCTTCAGATACTATGTTACTTACCACGTCGATCAAATCCACTGTGTCCTCTCTAAGCACAGATTTAACAAGACCAACAATTGTACCATTATCCATAACAGTGGAATTTAGTACACCATCAGGAACAACTCTGACATTGGCTGCAACTCTAGACGATAGTGTGACACCACCAACAGTCTCTAAAACATCAGAATTGGAAGAAATATCAACTCTATCTTCAGCTTCAAGCACAACGTTTGTTCCCACGTCCATCAAGTCCACTGAATCCATTCCAGAAGTCACTGACACATCACTATCCATAAAAACAGAACTTAGTACACCAACAGAAACAACATTAATTTCGGCTCCTACTTCTGACGATGGATTAACATCTCCATTGCTCTCAACCActtcagaaataaaaaaaatttcaattctatCTTCATTTTCAGACACTATGTTATTTACCACGTCGATCAAATCCACTGTGTCCTCTCTAAGCACAGATTTAACAAGACCAACAATTGTACCATTATCCATAACAGTGGAATTTAGTACACCATCAGGAACAACTCTGACATTGGCTGCAACTCTAGACGATAGTGTGACACCACCAACAGTCTCTAAAACATCAGAATTGGAAGAAATATCAACTCTATCTTCAGCTTCAAGCACAACGTTTGTTCCCACGTCCATCAAGTCCACTGAATCCATTCCAGAAGTCACTGACACATCACTATCCATAAAAACAGAACTTAGTACACCAACAGAAACAACATTAATTTCGGCTCCTACTTCTGACGATGGATTAACATCTCCATTGCTCTCAACCActtcagaaataaaaaaaatttcaactcTATCTTCATTTTCAGACACTATGTTATTTACCACGTCGATCAAATCCACTGTGTCCTCTCTAAGCACAGATTTAACAAGACCAACAATTGTACCATTATCCATAACAGTGGAATTTAGTACACCATCAGGAACAACTCTGACACTGGCTGCAACTCTAGACGATAGTTTGACACCACCAACAGTCTCTAAAACATCAGAATTGGAAGAAATATCAACTCTATCTTCAGCTTCAAGCACAATGTTGGTTCCCACGTCTATCATGTCCACCGAGTCCATTCCAGAAGTAACTGACACGTTATTATCCATAAAAACAGAACTTAGTCGACTAACAGAAACAACACTAATTTCGGCTGCAACTACTGACGACGGATTAACACCTCCAATGCTTTCAACCACTTCAGAACTGGAAATGATATTAACTCAAACTTCTTCTTCTGGTACTTTATTACTTACTGTGTCCATCAAATCTATTGTGCCCACTGTAAGCACAGAATTAACAAGGGCAACAGGTGCACCATTATCCATAACAACGGAACTTAGTACACCATCAGGAACAACTCTGCAACTGGCTGGTTTGACACCACCAACAATCTATAAAACATCAGAATTGGAAGAAATATCAACTCTATCTTCAGCTTCAACCACAATGTTGGTTCCCACGTCCATCAAGTCCACCGAATCCATTCCAGAAGTAACTGACATATCAATATCCATAAAAACAGAACTTAGTACACCAACAGAAACAACACTAATTTCGACTGCAACTACTGACGATGGATTAACAACTCCAATGCCCTCATCCACTTCAGA GACCCCACTTTCACCTTCAAGCATTATGTTGGTCCCCACGTCCTTCAGATCAACTAG ACGAAGAATTAACAACTCCATCAATCTCTATAACTTCACAACTGGAAGAAATTTCGACTCCATCTTCAACTTCAAGCATTATGTTGGTTCCTACGTCCATCGGATCAACTAG